The sequence GCACAGGGGGGAACTGCAGCTCCGTCTGACGAGACTTCCGCCGCTTCAGGGAGCGCTTTTCCTGACGGGATTTGGCAGGAGGCTGGGTGAGGGGGAAAGAAAGGCCGTGGCCGTTGCACATGCTGACTGAGGGGCAGATGGGAGGAGGCGGCGGGAGGCGGCTAGTGTACGACTCCTCGGAGtgagtggaggagctgcagctgctggtttcAGAGGGGAACTCCTTAGATGTCACAGTGGGCAAAGACAACACCTGGTCTGTGGATGGAAGAGGATGTAACGCTGGGGGAGGAGCAAGAGGGGGTGgcagaggaggagcaggtggGGGAAGCGAAGCAGGGAGGCTTGGATGGAAGCCGTTGCATTTCGGATCGCCGTTTGTGAGGGGCAGAGAGGGATCAAACGGCTTCAGGGTCTCAACTTTGTCcagagattttgttttgccaCGTTTTTTCTGCAGGATGAAACACAACAGAGGAGGAAAACTTTACTCTAAAattcagaggaagaaaagaaacatttacaggTGCATGTCAACAAGTTAACATATTAATCGAAagctgatttaatttcagtgaTTCAATTCCAACTCATAGATTATGCACaaagtgatatatttcaagAGTTGATTTCTCtcaattttgatgattatggcttataGCTACTGAAAATCAACATTGAGCTTTTGGAGAATTATGAAACAAAGCCTGATCATCATTTTGGGGGAGATTCACAAGGTGGGGACTGCAGCTGGAGTCTTCGATAGTCTCCAGCGACACAAACTGTCACATTCCTTGTGCTGAGTCACTCCTGAACCATTCGATTAATTAAGGTCCCAGAGACTGGAAGGACAGAAAGTCATTTGAGGTTCAGagtgaagtttccacagtcagtaCTGGTTTGGGGTGCCACGTCATTTTCTCAAAGTAGACAAGTATCAGGAGATTTTAAGAGCACATCATGTTTCCCTCTGTTGACAAATTTTATGGAGACTCTGATTCCATTTTTTCAGCAAGACTTCATACCCGTCCACACAGCCAAAAGAAACAATATCTGGTCTGTCGATCATGTATCAATGTGCTAGATTGACTAGCAAACTGCCCAGACCAGAACCCAACAAAGAATCTATGGAGCATTGTTAAGAAAATGATGATTACTCACACCAGAGCCAACCATGCAGATGAGCTAAAGGCTGCTGTAAAAGCAACATGGTGCTTGTTTGACCCAACAAACTTGGCCAATAAAGcaatgaacagaaacaacagcTTGAAATATCTCACTTTGTATATCATAGATTTATGCAATATGGATCTCACTTTCACAACTTGATTACTGAAACACAGTAATATTTTGATATTGCTCTAAattattgagatgcacctgtaatattaacaataataatacatgACCACATTAAAGTTTTTAGAGCTAGACACTGATGGCACACAAACTGGTCAGAGCATGAGGGGAATGTTTATAAGGGAATAAAGGGAGAATATGATCTGGAAAAAGGtaatggtaataaaaaaatacttgtgcTGTACTGTCAAATCTCTGCCTCCAGAAATGTGTGAGATGACTAAGATGTGTAGCAGCAATAACAGTGTCAGTATAGGAGGAGGTGTTTATGGACTGAAACTCAAGACATCACCGAATCCCTCAACTTGGCAACTCCGGGGACATTAGAGATCTGACCAGGAAGTGATTCCCTGCTTTACGTAACACACCCACTGTACACACCGACCGACACTAGAGAACACACAGCACTTATGTAAGGCGGCCGTCACAGCCGGCAGACACTGTACCTTTTTCTCTGGAGAAAACCTTAGAGGTTCTACAATGAACAAGTCATCTGGACCTACTGGGGAGGGGAGAGAGGGGCCAGGTTAATGATGGAATGGCAAACAGGAATACATACATGTAACAAGCATGAAATGACCTTGCAAGTAGTTTTTACTTGTAACAAAAAGGTGGGGAACCCCCCCCGCACCACAACTACCTTCAGATTATAGATTACAGATGCGAGAAAGCAGTAAGAAAAACtaataattagaaaacaaacacatattcTAACATCAAACTAACATTGTAGGAAATACAGATTTTGCTGGTTCAGAAGGCGTCACTACTTGCAAACATCTAGCATGAGCCAGTGAAGCATTGTGCTCTATTATTACACTCCTGAAGCCTGCATGTGGACACAAGTTGGCAATGACAGCCGCGCCGCCTCAAGGGCGAGAGgctctcacacacgcacacacagctgATCAGCAATGGCCAGTAGGGGGCGGTGTATGGCGCCTTGTAAAACTATTCATAACCACTGAAATTTTCCGCATTCCGCTTTGAAGTCTTAGAGCCAccaacttcaatgtgttttattgagagtTTATgtacagaccaacaaaaagcagTGCATCGAtgtgaagtggagggaaaatgatACACTGTTGTTCAAGAGTTTTAtaacaaataatctgaaaagtgtggcatgcatttgtatataaatttttgcctatttttctcaaaatgaatTGAGCTCAGTCCGATTAGCTGGAATGCATCTGCAAACAATTTCTCAGGTATTTTCCAGAGACTATGGATTGAAGTTATGTCTGTACTTTGGCTAGACTCTTCTAATATAGAAATTGTAGATTTGGCTATAAGGTTTGGGTCCTTGTCCTGCTAGAAGGACAAGGCCTCaggattttttcctttttctttgcaggttctgaacatttctttttctttttttttttgtttattcaaaatTTAGTTTACTCTCAATTTTTCAATCAACTGATCTGGTTTTCCTATCACTGCTCAGTTAAGAGTTATGCTGGCACCACCGTGCCAGGCTtgcagtgaaaatgttgaatttagGAGCAATGTGGAATGTTAGTTTTCTGACACACTGAACTTTCCCTGCACTCCAAAAAGTGCAATTTGGTCATCTAACCAAAGCATCGTCCTCTCCATGTTTGCTATAAGCTATACAGGCAGCACAGATAATACGACTTTTTATTATGTCAGTCCATCCTGTAGGTATAtaacacaaaatctaaaacaattcAGCAATGccgtttgtggttgcaatgtgaaaaTCTTTAAAGAAGAATGAACGTTTTTGCAAGGCGCTGCAGGTTAAAGCTTTCCATCTGTGGTTGTGTGTTGCCTCTTGGCTCTGGCTGGTATGAGCAAACAGCGAAAGGTTTTCCAAGTGAGAGatggagaaaatgaacagaGTTTTGGAAATGCCTGGGCGCTGCAGCGCAGTGTTTAAAAGCAGATGGCCTGAAATAGTCGTGACAAGTCTTTGCAATGCAGTGACTGTGGTGTCAAGTCTAATCACTGCTTAGGTTTCAGTGACAGAGGCTAAAAGAGTAACATTGGACAGACTTAAAAAGAGGAAAGTTGAAGGAGAGACGCGTCAAGAGTGGCGAGGGATCTCACCTTCTGTTGATGAAAGCTGAAACGACTTGGAGCGGACAAGCGGAGAGGTGACCCTACGTCTTAGGCTCATATCGTCATAAGAAGAGAAACATCTGATGAGGGAAAACATGAATGACATTAATAACGGGTGATTAGCCTTGCCATCACACTCACCTCAATTGGTAGGACAGGATTTGGTGGTATTTAACAAAATCAAAGAGTGGAAGAAGTCCAACAAATTCCAGAAATCCCATAAAGATGTTGCATAACTACATCTCTGACAAGAGTTAAGTAATTTGAGGAGCTTCAAATGAGACACATGCAGAGACAAAGTGTTACACTAACTGGAAGACTGTCAGACAAAGAGGGCGAGGCAAACCTCTTGGGGCTGGGGAAGTGGTTGCTCTTGGGAAGGGGGGTGAAGTTGGCTTTAGGCTTGGGGACTGAACTGCGGCAGCACTGCAGACAAAGCAGGACACCCAGCAACAGGCAGAGAACCAGAGAGAGCACCAGGTAGCTCTGACGGTCAGATACCTGTAGAGGAAATGATcggtcagaaaaataaaaggaggaCATTAGAAAAAAGTgatcaaaacacacaaagaattATGCATTTTGTGGTAAGGACTGCACAAACGTTTGATTTAGGAAAGATGAGGAATTTCCTGGGTGTGGTGTacaaatttaatagaaaatccTTTCTGGGAGATACCAGCTGTCTAACAATTAGCTGCTCTCAATTCATTTCACATGCAGCCGTTTTTCATGCTTGTAATCCATGTGGGCACCGTGTGGAGACAAACAACTTATTTTCCAGTAGAAATCTGAACAAGTCAGTAGACAGGACAACAAATCTTACTCTACAATTGAATGTAAACTGCAGTAAAGCCAAGAAACAATTcattcttatctttttttttaaatgtcaaccTGAGATGAGCAGAAAAGTATTACAATAGGTCTAAAGAGCTTTGAATCTGAAGACTTTTGAGCTCACATAGCCAGTGTTTTTCACAACTCATTTTTCTGCAAACCATCCTTCACCTTTACCGTAAGATGGTTTAAAGGTGCACTAACATTTTTGAGGCAGCAACAAAATTGCTGAAGAAGTTAATGCTGGTTTTAAGAGAAAAGTGTCAGTGGACCCTAGTTTACTGCATAGGGATTTTGCAAAGCCCCACAACAGTCAGGATGCCCATGCTAGCAGTTTAGCTTTCCTTTTGCTCATATGTAACTTTTTGCAGAAGtacaactttgtatttgtgcATATTTGGTTGTCCTTTCAGTACATAGAGTGTGTCAATTTgagcttctttatttttattttttttaaatgcatgcaCGAAGATAGCGTGTCAACAATAGTGTGCTTGCTACCTCTCGTTGCAGTTGGCTCACTGTAGCTGTAAGATTGAGCATCAGTTTGGTAACATCCTCCAACTGGCTCTGCAAAAGCTGGATGGAATCGGTCTGCTTCTGGTCCTGTATTCAtttacagaaaagaacaaaaagtgtGGTTCAGTTGTAACGTTCAGTAAGCATTAGCTAACGGGTCAAGATGTTTCTTGGCATTTGGGTTTTGCTTGACCTGCTCCTGAGCAATGCGGGAGGTATTCTGTAGCTTTATGATGGTCTTGTTAAAGGCTTTTTGCATCTCTTCCATCTGTTTGCGATACCTGGagtggaggagaaaaacaaatgacaatgTTTCATATGGTTCACTAAATTTAACAACTTCACAAATACTGCAGGATTTTAACAAGATATTAAATTAAGGATTCCTGAAGAGTTTCACCTCTgactcagctcctccaggtaTCTGCTGGACAGACTCATGTTCATCTCCAGAGCTTTTATCCTGTTGTTCAGCCTCATGAACACGCTCTCCTTCTGACTGGAGCCGTGAACGGCGCCACCTCCGTTTAGCAACATGCCGTTGCCGTTCAGTGTTCCCCCTGTGTAATCTCCTCCGTTCTGCAGCTCTGCGTAGAAATCAGTCGCCGTTCGCTGAACGTTAGTGTTTAACAGTTCCTCCTCCACAGAGTCCTCAGTACGGTGGGGCTCTCCTGTCTGGGGGAGATTGCTCCCCTGCTCTGCCTGGATTTGAGGAGCATCTGTGCTCTGTTTTTGATTGCTCCCACCGACATCGGTAGACGACTTTACCGAATCTGTGTGGCTGTCGGCTGCTGGAACGGCGGCTGGCACCTCGGTAGGAGGGGGTAGAAGGTTCTCTGGTCTTGATGCGGTAGGAAGAGAAAGGACGGGCTGCTCTTTGACGGGAGTCACCGAGAAAACAGAAGAGGCCGTCTCAGGAGACGGAGCCTGTGGGGGAGGACTGACGGAAAGTGTTGATGCGGCGCTGATGGCCTGCTGTGTCTCTGGGATCGAGGCAGCTTGGAGGGGAGGAGTGGGGACGAGGTCCAGGGATTCGTCCTTTACAGGGGGCAACGGATTCTCCTTGTGTGCAGGGGTGGGTTGCATTAAGATGCTGTCAGGGGCTGATGAACTGTGGGGAAGATTGGTGGCGGTTCTGCTGGGCTCCAGTAGCATGTTGTTTACTGCATATGGAGTATAAATATCAGATGGTTGAACTGTAAGTTGTAAATCCGTCTGTACCTCAGCAGAGGGCTTCCCCTCATTTACTTTATCCTGCAGCACCTCTGGATCTGGAGCTTTCTCCGTCAAAGGGAGGAGGACTTCCTGGGTAGGCGACGGAGCAGGGATgggtgggggtgtgtgtgtcaggACAGGGATACTCTCTTCAGTCTGAGTTTGAGTGTGGAGCTGCCGCCTCCTGAGGCTGCGCAGGCGCTCCTTTGCCACCCTGGCGGAGCACCAGCGGTGAAGCAGCTCCGGCAGTGTGACCATGCAGGACAAAGAAAGGGAGGACAGGGACGAGAAAGGACAGTATGCCTGACTCTCCCACTGGTTCCTGTCAGCATCCCTCCTTACTTTCTCCTCACTcttgtcctcctcttcctccacctcctccagcaGCGTCACAGTCGACTGTTTTGgctcctcatcttcatcctcctccacCAGTGTGACAATCTGTCTGTCTTCGCTGGATTCGGGCAACGAGGAGGAAGAACTACAGTCACTAGAGGGACTGGAACCCTCCTCCGATGCAGGTTGTTCAGACTTTTCAGGGTCCAGactgaggaaaaaacaaaaacagacagtaTTTTTACTGGCTTACAgagtcttgcaaaagtattcacactcttaacattttagattttattccgTTACAGTTTTAAAGCTACCCCGATCCGACATCGGAAATCAAACTTGGAATTTTGATTTTGCATCTAGAACCTCCAATAGAAGTACTCTGTCCCAGCATTTCTATCCAGCAGAGCTTGTGATCCTGATATAAACCCATTGGTTAATAATAAACGTGTCAGTTGTTCTCATGAATATTGTTGTTGACTATTGTTCTCTGAATAATATCACTCAGTCAAGCCTTTTCTAGCATTCAACactacaaaataagtaaaagtatGTTCGTTTGGATATATCAGGTCAATATCTGTATTGGCCGATACTCAAAGCTGCAATATCGGCATCACATCTGAAGTGTAAAACGTTTTAACGGGACACCCCTATTTAAAACTTGGGGATATTTGACCTCATACAGTTTTATATGAGGTCAACACAAAGTTAGCATAACGagaaatagaaatgaatacaaggctttcaaaatgtttcacaataaaGAGATCTGAAGTGAGGCGTCCATTTGTACTCAGCCTGCCTGACTCTTAAGTAAGATTGGATTAGTATGCTCTGTGATGCTAAATTTCTTCACGGTCTTGACTTGAGATTAGGCTATTTTAATATGCGCTGGATTTTGCTCAGGGGTGTCAGATTAAAGAATAGAGAATACAACTGCGCAACACGCTTAAATCCTTTGTTGCCCTTACCCTTCAGGTGAGACAACTTTCCCGTCTGTGCTCGCCTTCTTTTCACTCCCCTCCTCTGTTGTATTCCCTGTGATTTTAAGAAGAAGACATcaataaacaa comes from Gambusia affinis linkage group LG10, SWU_Gaff_1.0, whole genome shotgun sequence and encodes:
- the suco gene encoding SUN domain-containing ossification factor isoform X3, giving the protein MKRLRVLLVCLIVALLCWYPSQDVYCSEQSLSGSSHSAQDGDPEIHEQKRDSTHNKEVEEQSTHTSYEIGLETERAALEKLSSVQHEQTVNHLEVEAKETKQSQELDTEPVLDEPELPTEPTAHPDLPTDPQNHDSEKAGPEPPTPEPLPELVHVSPDAVVQAESSSDDHTAQPRLDSDPSTPSNEAENVPTSESAGPTDTGGAVRVASAGDELPVDSFVFAEHSDSQCRVIPLELATCENSPFGRPLFSVEEDGTDDQMSKQSSDLETDSSQSSSDLAEPEAAKPGSRKEEEQLEDVLSSLEQEGNTSHLHRKQQTGDVNVAREADPSVPSKDDIPTFDEWKKQVMEVEKEKSQTLHTSTSGSPHSAKKAQKNFKNNYASVECGAKILSANNEAKSTSAILMENMDLYMLNPCSTKIWFVIELCEPIQVKQLDIANFELFSSTPKDFLVSISDRYPTNKWVKLGTFHARDERIVQSFPLDEQLYAKYVKVELLSHFGAEHFCPLSLIRVFGTSMVEEYEEIADSQYPSERLEYLDEDYDYPPGYQPSEEKISKNLLGSATNAILNMVNNIAANVLGGKPEIEGGAEIGGNTTEEGSEKKASTDGKVVSPEGLDPEKSEQPASEEGSSPSSDCSSSSSLPESSEDRQIVTLVEEDEDEEPKQSTVTLLEEVEEEEDKSEEKVRRDADRNQWESQAYCPFSSLSSLSLSCMVTLPELLHRWCSARVAKERLRSLRRRQLHTQTQTEESIPVLTHTPPPIPAPSPTQEVLLPLTEKAPDPEVLQDKVNEGKPSAEVQTDLQLTVQPSDIYTPYAVNNMLLEPSRTATNLPHSSSAPDSILMQPTPAHKENPLPPVKDESLDLVPTPPLQAASIPETQQAISAASTLSVSPPPQAPSPETASSVFSVTPVKEQPVLSLPTASRPENLLPPPTEVPAAVPAADSHTDSVKSSTDVGGSNQKQSTDAPQIQAEQGSNLPQTGEPHRTEDSVEEELLNTNVQRTATDFYAELQNGGDYTGGTLNGNGMLLNGGGAVHGSSQKESVFMRLNNRIKALEMNMSLSSRYLEELSQRYRKQMEEMQKAFNKTIIKLQNTSRIAQEQDQKQTDSIQLLQSQLEDVTKLMLNLTATVSQLQREVSDRQSYLVLSLVLCLLLGVLLCLQCCRSSVPKPKANFTPLPKSNHFPSPKRCFSSYDDMSLRRRVTSPLVRSKSFQLSSTEVGPDDLFIVEPLRFSPEKKKKRGKTKSLDKVETLKPFDPSLPLTNGDPKCNGFHPSLPASLPPPAPPLPPPLAPPPALHPLPSTDQVLSLPTVTSKEFPSETSSCSSSTHSEESYTSRLPPPPPICPSVSMCNGHGLSFPLTQPPAKSRQEKRSLKRRKSRQTELQFPPVPGGGVDSLPSLQKLMKGNKEMSVGTIRVTAVTGHV
- the suco gene encoding SUN domain-containing ossification factor isoform X4 yields the protein MKRLRVLLVCLIVALLCWYPSQDVYCSEQSLSGSSHSAQDGDPEIHEQKRDSTHNKEVEEQSTHTSYEIGLETERAALEKLSSVQHEQTVNHLEVEAKETKQSQELDTEPVLDEPELPTEPTAHPDLPTDPQNHDSEKAGPEPPTPEPLPELVHVSPDAVVQAESSSDDHTAQPRLDSDPSTPSNEAENVPTSESAGPTDTGGVEEDGTDDQMSKQSSDLETDSSQSSSDLAEPEAAKPGSRKEEEQLEDVLSSLEQEGNTSHLHRKQQTGDVNVAREADPSVPSKDDIPTFDEWKKQVMEVEKEKSQTLHTSTSGSPHSAKKAQKNFKNNYASVECGAKILSANNEAKSTSAILMENMDLYMLNPCSTKIWFVIELCEPIQVKQLDIANFELFSSTPKDFLVSISDRYPTNKWVKLGTFHARDERIVQSFPLDEQLYAKYVKMFIKYIKVELLSHFGAEHFCPLSLIRVFGTSMVEEYEEIADSQYPSERLEYLDEDYDYPPGYQPSEEKISKNLLGSATNAILNMVNNIAANVLGGKPEIEGGAEIGGNTTEEGSEKKASTDGKVVSPEGLDPEKSEQPASEEGSSPSSDCSSSSSLPESSEDRQIVTLVEEDEDEEPKQSTVTLLEEVEEEEDKSEEKVRRDADRNQWESQAYCPFSSLSSLSLSCMVTLPELLHRWCSARVAKERLRSLRRRQLHTQTQTEESIPVLTHTPPPIPAPSPTQEVLLPLTEKAPDPEVLQDKVNEGKPSAEVQTDLQLTVQPSDIYTPYAVNNMLLEPSRTATNLPHSSSAPDSILMQPTPAHKENPLPPVKDESLDLVPTPPLQAASIPETQQAISAASTLSVSPPPQAPSPETASSVFSVTPVKEQPVLSLPTASRPENLLPPPTEVPAAVPAADSHTDSVKSSTDVGGSNQKQSTDAPQIQAEQGSNLPQTGEPHRTEDSVEEELLNTNVQRTATDFYAELQNGGDYTGGTLNGNGMLLNGGGAVHGSSQKESVFMRLNNRIKALEMNMSLSSRYLEELSQRYRKQMEEMQKAFNKTIIKLQNTSRIAQEQDQKQTDSIQLLQSQLEDVTKLMLNLTATVSQLQREVSDRQSYLVLSLVLCLLLGVLLCLQCCRSSVPKPKANFTPLPKSNHFPSPKRCFSSYDDMSLRRRVTSPLVRSKSFQLSSTEVGPDDLFIVEPLRFSPEKKKKRGKTKSLDKVETLKPFDPSLPLTNGDPKCNGFHPSLPASLPPPAPPLPPPLAPPPALHPLPSTDQVLSLPTVTSKEFPSETSSCSSSTHSEESYTSRLPPPPPICPSVSMCNGHGLSFPLTQPPAKSRQEKRSLKRRKSRQTELQFPPVPGGGVDSLPSLQKLMKGNKEMSVGTIRVTAVTGHV
- the suco gene encoding SUN domain-containing ossification factor isoform X1; amino-acid sequence: MKRLRVLLVCLIVALLCWYPSQDVYCSEQSLSGSSHSAQDGDPEIHEQKRDSTHNKEVEEQSTHTSYEIGLETERAALEKLSSVQHEQTVNHLEVEAKETKQSQELDTEPVLDEPELPTEPTAHPDLPTDPQNHDSEKAGPEPPTPEPLPELVHVSPDAVVQAESSSDDHTAQPRLDSDPSTPSNEAENVPTSESAGPTDTGGAVRVASAGDELPVDSFVFAEHSDSQCRVIPLELATCENSPFGRPLFSVEEDGTDDQMSKQSSDLETDSSQSSSDLAEPEAAKPGSRKEEEQLEDVLSSLEQEGNTSHLHRKQQTGDVNVAREADPSVPSKDDIPTFDEWKKQVMEVEKEKSQTLHTSTSGSPHSAKKAQKNFKNNYASVECGAKILSANNEAKSTSAILMENMDLYMLNPCSTKIWFVIELCEPIQVKQLDIANFELFSSTPKDFLVSISDRYPTNKWVKLGTFHARDERIVQSFPLDEQLYAKYVKMFIKYIKVELLSHFGAEHFCPLSLIRVFGTSMVEEYEEIADSQYPSERLEYLDEDYDYPPGYQPSEEKISKNLLGSATNAILNMVNNIAANVLGGKPEIEGGAEIGGNTTEEGSEKKASTDGKVVSPEGLDPEKSEQPASEEGSSPSSDCSSSSSLPESSEDRQIVTLVEEDEDEEPKQSTVTLLEEVEEEEDKSEEKVRRDADRNQWESQAYCPFSSLSSLSLSCMVTLPELLHRWCSARVAKERLRSLRRRQLHTQTQTEESIPVLTHTPPPIPAPSPTQEVLLPLTEKAPDPEVLQDKVNEGKPSAEVQTDLQLTVQPSDIYTPYAVNNMLLEPSRTATNLPHSSSAPDSILMQPTPAHKENPLPPVKDESLDLVPTPPLQAASIPETQQAISAASTLSVSPPPQAPSPETASSVFSVTPVKEQPVLSLPTASRPENLLPPPTEVPAAVPAADSHTDSVKSSTDVGGSNQKQSTDAPQIQAEQGSNLPQTGEPHRTEDSVEEELLNTNVQRTATDFYAELQNGGDYTGGTLNGNGMLLNGGGAVHGSSQKESVFMRLNNRIKALEMNMSLSSRYLEELSQRYRKQMEEMQKAFNKTIIKLQNTSRIAQEQDQKQTDSIQLLQSQLEDVTKLMLNLTATVSQLQREVSDRQSYLVLSLVLCLLLGVLLCLQCCRSSVPKPKANFTPLPKSNHFPSPKRCFSSYDDMSLRRRVTSPLVRSKSFQLSSTEVGPDDLFIVEPLRFSPEKKKKRGKTKSLDKVETLKPFDPSLPLTNGDPKCNGFHPSLPASLPPPAPPLPPPLAPPPALHPLPSTDQVLSLPTVTSKEFPSETSSCSSSTHSEESYTSRLPPPPPICPSVSMCNGHGLSFPLTQPPAKSRQEKRSLKRRKSRQTELQFPPVPGGGVDSLPSLQKLMKGNKEMSVGTIRVTAVTGHV
- the suco gene encoding SUN domain-containing ossification factor isoform X2; amino-acid sequence: MKRLRVLLVCLIVALLCWYPSQDVYCSEQSLSGSSHSAQDGDPEIHEQKRDSTHNKEVEEQSTHTSYEIGLETERAALEKLSSVQHEQTVNHLEVEAKETKQSQELDTEPVLDEPELPTEPTAHPDLPTDPQNHDSEKAGPEPPTPEPLPELVHVSPDAVVQAESSSDDHTAQPRLDSDPSTPSNEAENVPTSESAGPTDTGGAVRVASAGDELPVDSFVFAEHSDSQCRVIPLELATCENSPFGRPLFSVEEDGTDDQMSKQSSDLETDSSQSSSDLAEPEAAKPGSRKEEEQLEDVLSSLEQEGNTSHLHRKQQTGDVNVAREADPSVPSKDDIPTFDEWKKQVMEVEKEKSQTLHTSTSGSPHSAKKAQKNFKNNYASVECGAKILSANNEAKSTSAILMENMDLYMLNPCSTKIWFVIELCEPIQVKQLDIANFELFSSTPKDFLVSISDRYPTNKWVKLGTFHARDERIVQSFPLDEQLYAKYVKMFIKYIKVELLSHFGAEHFCPLSLIRVFGTSMVEEYEEIADSQYPSERLEYLDEDYDYPPGYQPSEEKISKNLLGSATNAILNMVNNIAANVLGGKPEIEGGAEIGGNTTEEGSEKKASTDGKVVSPEGLDPEKSEQPASEEGSSPSSDCSSSSSLPESSEDRQIVTLVEEDEDEEPKQSTVTLLEEVEEEEDKSEEKVRRDADRNQWESQAYCPFSSLSSLSLSCMVTLPELLHRWCSARVAKERLRSLRRRQLHTQTQTEESIPVLTHTPPPIPAPSPTQEVLLPLTEKAPDPEVLQDKVNEGKPSAEVQTDLQLTVQPSDIYTPYAVNNMLLEPSRTATNLPHSSSAPDSILMQPTPAHKENPLPPVKDESLDLVPTPPLQAASIPETQQAISAASTLSVSPPPQAPSPETASSVFSVTPVKEQPVLSLPTASRPENLLPPPTEVPAAVPAADSHTDSVKSSTDVGGSNQKQSTDAPQIQAEQGSNLPQTGEPHRTEDSVEEELLNTNVQRTATDFYAELQNGGDYTGGTLNGNGMLLNGGGAVHGSSQKESVFMRLNNRIKALEMNMSLSSRYLEELSQRYRKQMEEMQKAFNKTIIKLQNTSRIAQEQDQKQTDSIQLLQSQLEDVTKLMLNLTATVSQLQREVSDRQSYLVLSLVLCLLLGVLLCLQCCRSSVPKPKANFTPLPKSNHFPSPKRCFSSYDDMSLRRRVTSPLVRSKSFQLSSTEGPDDLFIVEPLRFSPEKKKKRGKTKSLDKVETLKPFDPSLPLTNGDPKCNGFHPSLPASLPPPAPPLPPPLAPPPALHPLPSTDQVLSLPTVTSKEFPSETSSCSSSTHSEESYTSRLPPPPPICPSVSMCNGHGLSFPLTQPPAKSRQEKRSLKRRKSRQTELQFPPVPGGGVDSLPSLQKLMKGNKEMSVGTIRVTAVTGHV
- the suco gene encoding SUN domain-containing ossification factor isoform X5, with product MKRLRVLLVCLIVALLCWYPSQDVYCSEQSLSGSSHSAQDGDPEIHEQKRDSTHNKEVEEQSTHTSYEIGLETERAALEKLSSVQHEQTVNHLEVEAKETKQSQELDTEPVLDEPELPTEPTAHPDLPTDPQNHDSEKAGPEPPTPEPLPELVHVSPDAVVQAESSSDDHTAQPRLDSDPSTPSNEAENVPTSESAGPTDTGGAVRVASAGDELPVDSFVFAEHSDSQCRVIPLELATCENSPFGRPLFSVEEDGTDDQMSKQSSDLETDSSQSSSDLAEPEAAKPGSRKEEEQLEDVLSSLEQEGNTSHLHRKQQTGDVNVAREADPSVPSKDDIPTFDEWKKQVMEVEKEKSQTLHTSTSGSPHSAKKAQKNFKNNYASVECGAKILSANNEAKSTSAILMENMDLYMLNPCSTKIWFVIELCEPIQVKQLDIANFELFSSTPKDFLVSISDRYPTNKWVKLGTFHARDERIVQSFPLDEQLYAKYVKMFIKYIKVELLSHFGAEHFCPLSLIRVFGTSMVEEYEEIADSQYPSERLEYLDEDYDYPPGYQPSEEKISKNLLGSATNAILNMVNNIAANVLGGKPEIEGGAEIGGNTTEEGSEKKASTDGKVVSPEGLDPEKSEQPASEEGSSPSSDCSSSSSLPESSEDRQIVTLVEEDEDEEPKQSTVTLLEEVEEEEDKSEEKVRRDADRNQWESQAYCPFSSLSSLSLSCMVTLPELLHRWCSARVAKERLRSLRRRQLHTQTQTEESIPVLTHTPPPIPAPSPTQEVLLPLTEKAPDPEVLQDKVNEGKPSAEVQTDLQLTVQPSDIYTPYAVNNMLLEPSRTATNLPHSSSAPDSILMQPTPAHKENPLPPVKDESLDLVPTPPLQAASIPETQQAISAASTLSVSPPPQAPSPETASSVFSVTPVKEQPVLSLPTASRPENLLPPPTEVPAAVPAADSHTDSVKSSTDVGGSNQKQSTDAPQIQAEQGSNLPQTGEPHRTEDSVEEELLNTNVQRTATDFYAELQNGGDYTGGTLNGNGMLLNGGGAVHGSSQKESVFMRLNNRIKALEMNMSLSSRYLEELSQRYRKQMEEMQKAFNKTIIKLQNTSRIAQEQDQKQTDSIQLLQSQLEDVTKLMLNLTATVSQLQREVSDRQSYLVLSLVLCLLLGVLLCLQCCRSSVPKPKANFTPLPKSNHFPSPKRCFSSYDDMSLRRRVTSPLVRSKSFQLSSTEEKTWQNKISGQS